CTTTACCAGCAGACTCACTCGCCTCAACCCGGCAAGCGTATCTATACAGCCTGATGTACCTCTTGCTTAACAGATAGAAGAGAGTGTATTGCACAAATTTAGGGATGCCGAAGCATGTCTTGTGGAGGTAATCGATGAGCTCCTTGTTTAgctcttccttcttcacacGTAGGCATAGACTCACGAAGTGGTATAGACCCTCCCTACCTAGCTCCTCCAGCTTTAAGTACCCGTTGCACTGCTCCGCAAATTCTTTTATCTTTCGTATGGCTCTGATTTTGATAGAGTCATTCTTCATACCGttgacgaagaggaagatcaATGGCTTGTGTTTTCCTTTGAAGGTGGGATCACACAGGGGGGACTTCTTCCCCTGCATGGGGTAGTGCATCCTGTTGGTGAGCTGCCTTTCCTCAAGTGGGGTGTCACTCGTGTTGTGTGTAACTCCTCCAGTGAGTGCATCCCCCCCGATGTGCCCTCTCCCCTCGGATCGCTCCTTCATCTTCTGCTCAGCCACGTACAGCAGGATGTTATCGTTTATATTTGGGAACAGCGTTTTGTagaatttccttttcattgCGTGTTGCTTCTTGGCTCGTTCCTCTCTGAACAGATTCACAATGTTTATGTCGCCGGGGGTGTCTGGCTTGTTTGGCTGCCTTTGGGTTTCGCCACCCCCAGCGCAGCCATTGCGGTGATCGCTTCGGCAGTCGCTTCGGCAGTCGCTTCGGCAGTCGCTTCGGCAGTCGCTTCGGCAGTCGCTTCGGCAGTCGCTTCGGCAGTCGCTTCGGCAGTCGCTTCGGCAGTCGCTTCGGCAGTCGCTACGGCAGTCGCTATGGAAATCGCCATGGAAATCACTTCTAACATCACTCTTAAAATCGCTCCTAAAATCACCTCGACTGGCCGCCCCCACCTGGGCAACTCCCTTGCAGTAGTTACACCCCCTGCAGTGGTGCCTCCTCCAGTGTTTCACGCCCCTCTGTAGGCTACTTAAAATTTTGGCTCGCTTATACATGGCCAGCTTAGCAATGTTCTTGCAGATGCCCCACGCGCTCTCGTCCCCCGTGATGTTTAGGGAGGTCCCCGCCCGGTAGTTAAACACGATGAATGTGTATTCGTGCAGGGAGAAGTAGTAGACCATAGAGCTGATGATCCCGATTCGGTTGTCCTTGGCGTCGGCCTCGAACACGGGGTGCACCTCTGCGGAGCGGCAGCTCCCGGTGGGAGCGGTGGGAGCGGTTTGGGGGGCGGTTTTGGCCGTTTGGGCGGCGGATTGGGCGTCCCTCTGCGGAACGGCCTGGGTTTCCGCCGCGCCCCCCGCGTCCCCCGCGTCCCCCGCGAGGCCCCGGCTGGGAAACGCCCCAGGGCGGCGCCACCTCTCCCGCGTGGGCCTACTGAAGAAGTGGTCGATGGCGGTCAGGACCCGCCTGCACAAGTTgctcttctgcttcttcctcctcgtgcGCTCTTTGGATCTGTCCCTCCCGCCGCGTCCGCCGCGTCCACCGCGTTCACCGTGTCCATCGCGTTCATcacttccaccgcttccatAACTGCTGGGGCAACTGTTGGTGGAGCATCCAttgctgtgtttttttttttttttttttctcttcattttccttttagaTGTGCCTTCCCCCGGTTGTCGCGCCTGCGTGTCCGCACAGGTGAGTTCATCAGTGGGGTCCCCCGTCCCCACGTCTGTGTCTTTATCAGTGGGCTGCTGCGTGGGGGGTGGCactgctccattttgcttcgaACGAGCGTctgttttcttcttctccttcttccgccgctccctccgctgcttcttccccccatctGAGTGCCCCAGCTGGGGGATAACCAACTCGTCGACGACGCTGGACATGCATCCAAAGTACCAGTGGTAGGAGGGGTGCGTAATTTCGCGCAGTAGGTTGTAATTGCCTTCATCTCCCATGAGCGCGTTTGCCTTCCTCATGTTGCAGGCACTCCACAGGTGGAGCATATCGTTGCAGAGCATCTTCCAGGGGAGCAAAGGATTCGTTATGTTAATGTAGAGGGAGTGAGGCATGTTACTTATTTTGAACGATTTGAAGTTGCTTAGCTTCCTCGAGATGAGTGTAATCATCTCGAAGATGCCGAGGTGTTCGTTGCCCTGCAGGAAGAGCACTCCCCCTGCGTTGTGCATTTGGGTGAAATCGCAGTAGAGGGGGTCGTAGTACTCGTGCAGGAGGAGCGGGCCCGTGTGGGTGTTGTAGTCCAGGGGGGTGCCGGCCTTCAGTTGGCCATACGGGGTGGCTTCGTAAGCGGCGTGAAAAGCATCTTTCCACGTGTCTTTCCCTGTGAACTTCTCCGCGTCTTTCCCTGTGAGCTTCTCCGCGTCTTCCCCCGCGCACTGCCGCAAGTAGTATAGGCAGTCCTTCTTCCCCAGCAGCCGCTTGAGCCTGCGGCGGAACGTGCGCTCGTAGTACCGAAGCAGGTAGTTCCTGTTTAGGAAGGAGAAGTCGGTGACTTCGAATTCGGCGGCGTCGGCTGCGTCAAGGGCGTCGGCCATGTAGGCTCTTTCGCTCACATCTGTGGCTTCTTCCGCGGTGAGGGCGTCCACCCCGCCTTCCAGCTGTACGCCCTGGCTGCTCTGAAGCTGCACACCCTGgatgcttcccccctgtgtaCACTTATCACTTCCACTCCCCCGCTGCGTTCTCTTATCGCTTCCGCTCCCCCGGTGCGCTCTTTTGTCGCTCCCTTTTGGGGCAGCCCCCTCCTCGGCGGGCTCCTCCGCACCAGCCTGCAACTCCTCATCGGTGAAGTATCCATGCGCGCCGCCCTGCTCCAAGCCGAGCTGGGGAGACCTCCTGTTGATGGTGCCTATGGGCGAGTAAATCCTAATGAGcttgttcttccccttcacctTGATGGAGATGAGCTTCtgaaaggaaataaaatgctTGCACCCATTAAAGGTATTCTCATCGACGTAAATCTCTTTGTTCCCCGCTTTGCAGCAAAGTCTCGCAGCCACATTGACTGAGTCTCCAAGGGCAGTGTACTCCTTCCTAATTTTGTTCCCAATGATTCCACACCAGATTCTGCCAGTGGAGATGCCGATGCTTCCATTCAGTTTGAGGGACTTCAAAGCGTCTACTAAGCGGAAGCAAGTGAGAAGGGCCCTCACCGAGTCATCACAGTGGTACAAGGGAGGGAGACCAAACATAATGAGGATGAGAATGCCCTTATCGTcgtaaataaatttgttaatgGTACCCTCCATGGTGAACACTGCCTTCTGCGTGAGCTTCATAATCCCATGGGCAGAGTACACGCCGATCATGGTGGAGGTGTCTATGTCTTTTACCGAAAGGAAGATGATGCTCACTTTCCTAATTTCGTTTAGGAAGACGTTGCAGCCGATTGACATTTTCCGGTAGACTATGTCGGGGATGAAGCTTTTCAGGAGGGAGCAGAAGTGGTCGTgcgccaggggggggggcggctcTCCAGCCGGGTCTCCGCCCATTTCGCTGCGCAATTTTGCGGTAATTTCTCTGGACGATTCTCTGCTCAATTTTGTGGGCATTTCGGTGGGCACTTCCTTGGGCACTTCCCCAGAGCGCCCCCTCGACGCGGGCCAGTCCTCCCGCTCGTACCCCCTCTTCAACTCGCGCATGTCTATCTCCTCCCTCATTTTCACAAACAGGAGgaacttcttcttcgccgTTTCTTTCACCACAACTTTGTCCTTCACTTTGTTATAGAACCTGTGGGATAGGACACTCTCTCCATTTCGGGCCAGGGACTCCCCCACTCCTATTTCTTCTAGTGGCTTTCCAGAGAGGAGGTAGTCTCTCTTGTTGAGCACGTTGCCCAGTTGGAGGAAGCTGACCTTGCCGTAGGTGATTGCGATGTGCACCCGAAGGTATTTGTTTTCGATTGGCGTGGGGAACTTGTTCAGCAGCTTGTGTATGTCTACGCAGCATCCCAGGGCCAGGAGGCAGATTTTCTTTGCGTCCCTCTCCTTCTGGCTTTGCCTCTTTGCTGCGCTGCGTCTGCCCGCGTTGTTGTGCCCCGCGCTGTCGGAGGGGTAGTAGTCCGAGCTGCTTTGCGGCAGGGGCCCTTCCCCCGCACGTGTGGAGGTGGCGGGGGATGCGCTGTCCTGGGGCGGGGGAACTCTCTCGACTGACTCTTCCGCacgcgcttccccccctgacACGCTCCCCGCGGACTTTTGcaccgcccccccccgtggtcTTCTGCACCTCAAAGGCCAAATGACCAGCACCGCGTCGCCACTGAACTTGATTATGTCCCCGCCCCAGCAGTCAATAATTTTGATGAGGATGTTGAAGAACTTGTTCAGGCAGTTGCCCAGCAGCTCCGTGCCGTTGATGCGCTTGTCCAGCTGCTCCGCCAGGTTGGAGAAGCCGCTCGCGTCGCAGAAGAACTGAGGGGGGGCAGAAGTGGGGAGGAATGAGGCGGCGTGGGGAGGACAGAAGTGAGGTGAAGTGAGGCGAAGTGAGTAGGAGTGGAGACAAGGGGGTGTCCCCAAGGAGGCCCTCAAGTGGCCCCTCTCGGCCTCTCTCACCCACCACGACGGCGTCGAACTTCTGGATGACGAGCTTAGAAAAGAACTTGTTGGGGTCATCACATCTGCTGTACACCCTGAGGAGTATTTTGGGGAAGAAGGAGCGGAAGGTCGCGAGGTTCTGGGCCTCCTTGACCCAGCTGCTGTACGCGTGGGCCTTCCGGTCTTCCTCGCGCAGCGACTTCTTTTGTAGCTCGTGCTCAATTATGCGCTCGCACTTTATGCTGAACCATCGCCAGTCGGAGGTGTAGTTGTTCTGcggggtggaagcggtaAAGAAGCGGTTCGGAGTGGAAGTGATTCGACGTGGAAGTGATTCGACGTGGAAGTGATTCGACGTGGAAGCGATTCGACGGGGAAGCGGTTTGCAGTTGGAGGAGCTGCCGAACGGGTTGATGAGCGCTTCCGGTTGGGAAGACGCCCTGCTAAGGCACACCCCGCGCGGAGCTGCTCTGTAGGATGCTCCGTAAGCTTCGCCCCCCGCTTCTCTGCAGGGTTCGCGGCGGTGCACCCCCCTCACTGCCTGGCCAACCTACCTTGCAATCCCTGGCGACCTTGCTGAGCGCCTCGTGGTCCGTCCGCCGCCCCTCGTGCGACTTCAGGTACTCACTGAAGATGTTTTTGATCATCGTGCGGGTAGCGGcaggagcagcggcagcggcagcaATTGGAAGGCCGTTTCCGGGGTGAACTTTGCCTGACCAaggtgggaagaaaaaaaaaaaaaaaaaaaaaaaaaaaaacacaagaTGGGAAGacaggacaaaaaaaaaaacaaatacacacacg
This genomic window from Plasmodium vivax chromosome 1, whole genome shotgun sequence contains:
- a CDS encoding hypothetical protein, conserved (encoded by transcript PVX_093610A); protein product: MIKNIFSEYLKSHEGRRTDHEALSKVARDCKNNYTSDWRWFSIKCERIIEHELQKKSLREEDRKAHAYSSWVKEAQNLATFRSFFPKILLRVYSRCDDPNKFFSKLVIQKFDAVVFFCDASGFSNLAEQLDKRINGTELLGNCLNKFFNILIKIIDCWGGDIIKFSGDAVLVIWPLRCRRPRGGAVQKSAGSVSGGEARAEESVERVPPPQDSASPATSTRAGEGPLPQSSSDYYPSDSAGHNNAGRRSAAKRQSQKERDAKKICLLALGCCVDIHKLLNKFPTPIENKYLRVHIAITYGKVSFLQLGNVLNKRDYLLSGKPLEEIGVGESLARNGESVLSHRFYNKVKDKVVVKETAKKKFLLFVKMREEIDMRELKRGYEREDWPASRGRSGEVPKEVPTEMPTKLSRESSREITAKLRSEMGGDPAGEPPPPLAHDHFCSLLKSFIPDIVYRKMSIGCNVFLNEIRKVSIIFLSVKDIDTSTMIGVYSAHGIMKLTQKAVFTMEGTINKFIYDDKGILILIMFGLPPLYHCDDSVRALLTCFRLVDALKSLKLNGSIGISTGRIWCGIIGNKIRKEYTALGDSVNVAARLCCKAGNKEIYVDENTFNGCKHFISFQKLISIKVKGKNKLIRIYSPIGTINRRSPQLGLEQGGAHGYFTDEELQAGAEEPAEEGAAPKGSDKRAHRGSGSDKRTQRGSGSDKCTQGGSIQGVQLQSSQGVQLEGGVDALTAEEATDVSERAYMADALDAADAAEFEVTDFSFLNRNYLLRYYERTFRRRLKRLLGKKDCLYYLRQCAGEDAEKLTGKDAEKFTGKDTWKDAFHAAYEATPYGQLKAGTPLDYNTHTGPLLLHEYYDPLYCDFTQMHNAGGVLFLQGNEHLGIFEMITLISRKLSNFKSFKISNMPHSLYINITNPLLPWKMLCNDMLHLWSACNMRKANALMGDEGNYNLLREITHPSYHWYFGCMSSVVDELVIPQLGHSDGGKKQRRERRKKEKKKTDARSKQNGAVPPPTQQPTDKDTDVGTGDPTDELTCADTQARQPGEGTSKRKMKRKKKKKKHSNGCSTNSCPSSYGSGGSDERDGHGERGGRGGRGGRDRSKERTRRKKQKSNLCRRVLTAIDHFFSRPTRERWRRPGAFPSRGLAGDAGDAGGAAETQAVPQRDAQSAAQTAKTAPQTAPTAPTGSCRSAEVHPVFEADAKDNRIGIISSMVYYFSLHEYTFIVFNYRAGTSLNITGDESAWGICKNIAKLAMYKRAKILSSLQRGVKHWRRHHCRGCNYCKGVAQVGAASRGDFRSDFKSDVRSDFHGDFHSDCRSDCRSDCRSDCRSDCRSDCRSDCRSDCRSDCRSDCRSDCRSDHRNGCAGGGETQRQPNKPDTPGDINIVNLFREERAKKQHAMKRKFYKTLFPNINDNILLYVAEQKMKERSEGRGHIGGDALTGGVTHNTSDTPLEERQLTNRMHYPMQGKKSPLCDPTFKGKHKPLIFLFVNGMKNDSIKIRAIRKIKEFAEQCNGYLKLEELGREGLYHFVSLCLRVKKEELNKELIDYLHKTCFGIPKFVQYTLFYLLSKRYIRLYRYACRVEASESAGKAPVQRGTSTNGASTNGASTNGASTNGVSTNERDPTAYTYINEATKQIITQQNGFRNFQFCDETGSANGSDDRSSDDNESDNGSNNGSNNGSNNGSNNPSDDRRSGDSANREASLREPPSREKRNPTGSLQKGCTYRISVVRDLNSAPLVPRLTAHCMSLIDSLNQEELLLAKLCSFFKQKFNIKKMECIFPRYISRSELKRTIKELIKKGVFQLCEESRASQPPTDDVNSIHNINFVYRDIYNLINDVTARRHKHHSVFRRNSATPDEALFFCIMNFSLKKVLNDLLENEEKKYIQKIYKKYLDE